From the Capnocytophaga sp. oral taxon 878 genome, the window GGTTCTATATGATGCAAAAGGATGATCCATACGAAAAACTGATGCCTGTTGGAGCTACTCGTATTTGGTTTGATAATGATTTTCTTTCGGAAAGATTATAACCATTTGTTTGCCTTGCTAACCTCTTAATTTTAATACACATGAATTTTCCTAAGACACTTTTAGCAACTATTCTTGGATTTTTTATCTCAATGGGGATATGTTTCATCATCTTCCTTATCTTTATTTCTGTAATGGTGAGCTCATTAATGACCTCGACTAAAGGAGATGAGATAGTGGTGAATAACAATTCGGTATTGGAACTCTCCTTTTCTGAACCACTTGTTGATTATGGTGAGCGTATCAATTTTAAAGATTTTGATTACACATCAGAATCATTTAATGGTTTGAATACAACTCTTAAAGCTATTGAAAAAGCTAAAACTGACAGCCATATAAAAGGTATTTACCTGAAAAGTACAGGTAATATAGGAGGCTTGGCTTTTGCTCAAGAGCTTCGTAATGCTTTAGATGATTTTAAGACCTCGGGTAAATTTGTCTTAGCCTATAATGACGATATTTCTCAGTTAGACTATTACTTACAAAGTGTAGCTGACAAGGTGTATATGAGTCCGCTTGGAAGCCTTAGCTTGCGAGGGCTGTCTTCTGAAGTACTTTTCTTTAAAGGCTTACAAGAAAAAACAGGTGTGCAAATGGAGGTTATTAGGCACGGCAAATACAAAAGCGCTGTAGAGCCTTTCTTAGACAATAAAATGAGTGATAGCAACCGCCTTCAAACTACGGAACTGCTAAATAGTATGTGGAGTATTATTGCGACTGATATATCTCAAAGTCGTAATATACCTCTTGATAAATTCAATGAAATTGTTACTAACCTAAATGGACGTACTGCTGAGCTAGCTAAGGAAAATGGCTTGATAGATGATATCCTATTCCGTGATGAGTTTGAACAAATTATTTGTGATAAGGTAGGTGTAGGTACAGTTGATGAGGTTGATTTTATTAATATAGAAGACTATGCTGAGGCAGTATTGAAAAAATATACCAGCAAGCAATCTAAAAATAAGATAGCAGTTATCTATGCTGAAGGAGATATTGTACAAGGCGAAGGTAGAGCAGAAGTAATAGGTAATGAAACTATTATAAGAGCCTTGCGCAAAGCTGCAGATAATGATGATGTAAAAGCTATTGTTCTTAGGGTAAACTCACCAGGAGGAGATGCTCTTGCTTCTGAACTAATGCACCGTGAAATTGAGGTAACCAAAAGGAAGAAAAAAGTGTATGTATCGATGGGTAACTATGCTGCTTCTGGAGGTTATTATATGGCTTGCAATGCTGACCGTATTTTTGCACAAGCAGGGACTATTACAGGTTCTATAGGTGTATTTGGTGTAGTGCCCAATGTAAGCACACTTGCCAATAACTGGGGAATTACTGCAGAAACAGTAAGTACTCACCCTAAAGCACAATGGTATAGCATATACCAAAAACCTACTGACCAGTTTAAAAAAGAGGTAACCGAATCGGTAGAGCAAGTGTATAAAGTATTTTTAGACCGAGTAGCTGAAGGGCGCGGCAAAACCCCAGCGCAAATTGATTCGGTAGCGCAAGGTAGGGTTTGGAGTGGTAAACAAGCTCTTGCCATTGGCTTGGTGGATGAATTAGGCTCTCTTAATGATGCTATAGCTTATGCTGCCAAAGATAACGGTTTAAGCGATTATCGTACTGTGTCATACCCTGTGTTTGAAATGGATTTTAAAGAGATATTTCAGCGATTTGGTATGAACTTGCAGCAAAAAGCTTTCCGCCAGCAGATAGGGACAGAGGCTTATGGTCTTTATCAAAAGATACAACACATAGCCCAACAACGTGGTGTGCAAGCTCGTTTGGAATACGATTTGAAAATCAAGTAGCTACGAACTTTAACACAATATTAACATCCAAATATTTGCTTATATTGTTTTGAATACGTACATTTGTGTCGTAAAGAATAACATAAACCTATTTTATTATGAAACGAGCAATGTTTGAATACACTAAGATGATTTTATCAAAGGTAAGCTTTGACCCAAACTTGTTTTGTAAAGAGCTAAAGAAAGGTATTAACCGCCTTTTGCCTTACGAAGTAGAAGAATTAAAAGTTTGGCTTGATGCCTATACCAAAAATAAGCCCGAACTTAACCAGTGTTTGGTGCTTATGGATAAATAAGAAACAAGGCCGCCTACTATTACCATAGGCGGCCTTTTTTGTTTTTTTATTTTAAATAGTAACTAATTTCAAATTATATATCAAAATGAAAAAAAACTTTTTAATTGTTATTTTTGCTATAACTACGTTCTCTTTTGCTCAAGTTTCGGGGAATGTTAATTATCAAGATAAAAAACTTATGAAAGGCCTAACCAATAGTTCGGTTGATTTTCCTATTAACTATGAGATGCTTATAGGAGCTAAAGGGCTTGCTAATATAAAAGCTGATGCTTTTGTGGCAATATTCAGTATAGTGCAAGTAGGTAAAACTGCGGAAGAAGCTACCCAGTTAATGAATCAGCGGATTACTCCAGCTATAGCAGCACTTAAGGCTAAAAACTTTGAAACCTTTACTGATATGATATCTTTTGTGCCTATGTACGAATATGAGGCTGAAAAGAAGCTATTTAGCAAGCGTACTTATAATGAGTTGCCCATAGGCTTTGAGCTAAAGCAGAACTTGCATATCAAAATTAAAGAGGCATCAGAGCTTAATGAGATTGTGCTGCTACTATCCAATAATGAGATTTACGACCTTGTGCGAATGGATTACTATGCTAGTAACCTTGAGGCTGTGAAGAAAGAACTAAAAGAGAAAGTGAGAGCTGCTTTTTCTGAAAAGGTTAAACTTTATGAGACTACTCTTGCTGAGAGTTTTGCTTCTGCTGAAAAGAAACTTGCTGATGGTTTCACAATAACTGCTCCTGCGGATCAGTACCTTACTTATGAAGCTTATAGTAGCAGCCAGTTGCAAGGCAAGCGCTCTGGTAATGTAATACAAGCTAACAAATCGACTACACAGTATTTTAGCCCTATAGCTGATAAAGATTTTGATGTAGTGTTACATCCTGTTATTATAGAGCCTGTAATACAAGTGGTTTATGAAATTAAAATGAGCATTAATCGCACTAATAATACCAATAAAAATAAAGAGTACTTACTGCTTAGCCCTTCGGGTGATATTAAAAAAATTAATCTTCCTACCCCCTAATGCTACCGCTAATAAATGAAAGAAATTACTAGTACACAAAATCCTCTTATTAAAAAAATTGCTCTTCTTACTGAAAAATCACGTGAACGCAAAAAACAATCTCTTGGTGTAGTGGAAGGAGCACGTGAAATACGCATTGCCCTACAAGGGGGGTATACTGTAACAACTCTGTTATATTATCCTGATATATTTACAGAGAAACAACTTAAAGAACTTCTGAACTACACACATCAGACTCCTGAAGTAATAGCACTATCAAAGGAAGTGTATGAGAAGCTGACTTATCGGACTTCAACTGAAGGGGTAATAGCTCTTGTTCAAACCAAAACGCACACGCTGCAAGATCTTACATTTGCAAATGAGTGTCCGTTGGTGTTAGTGGCTGAAGCTCCTGAGAAACCAGGTAATATAGGCGCTCTTCTTCGTACTGCTGATGCAGCCCATATTGATGCTGTAATTATTGCCAACCCAAAAACAGACCTCTATAATCCGAATATAGTGCGCTCCAGTGTGGGGTGTGTGTTCACGGTGCCTATTGCTACAGGTACTACTGATGAGGTGTTGTCGTTTCTGAAAGAAAGAAATATTAATATTTATTGTGCGGCTCTTACGGCATCAAAACCTTATTATGAGGTGCCTTTTCACCAGCCAAGCGCCATAGTAGTAGGTACGGAAGATGAAGGGCTAACGGAGCAGTGGTTGCGCCATAGTACCCAGAATATTATTATCCCTATGGAGGGTGTAATTGACTCAATGAACGTATCGGTAGCGGCAGCTGTAATTATTTTTGAGGCAAAAAGAATGAGATTAATGGCTAAGTGTATTTAATAATGCTTCTGCTATGAAAAAGGCTACTAAATGAGTTGGGCAAATTAGTAATATACAAGCACATTTTAAAGAGTATGTAATGCAAAGGGGATTGGCTTGGTGTGATATAGTTATTAATGAAAGACTTTCTAAAAGGCATAAAACTACTGTTAGGTTCGGGGTATAAGAATAATAGGGCTAATGATAGGCATATAGAATTTATGAATAGCAGATTAAAGAATATTGCTTTTGTAAATATGTTACTATGTGTTATACTGATAGTAATAATTAATGTTTTGGCCAGCCATAATGCATTGGGTATTTTGGTAAATATAGTTCTTGTTCCTTTATTTATAATTGCATTATTAACTCTTTTGGTGATGGATAAAAATCCTAAAATAAGTATAGTGGTAATAACTGCTATAAATATTTATTTGGTATATTTACTTCTGAAATAACTACTTTATAAACTTCTGTGTTTTTTTTTACTAATAGTGTGGGTTTGATTTCTTGGGCTGCTTGGTTGGAGACTGGTTTTATTTGTATTAAATTGGTTATTGTAAAGAATTTTCTGTAACTTTGCGGCTTGATACTATAGGGATAGATATTTAGTTAAACTTTTTACTTTTAAGATGAAAAGTTACTAAATCTGTCCTTTTTTTGTATGTAAAAAGTAATATTTGATGTGTGGGACTTGTATTTTTTTAGTCTGCAAATATTGAAGAATAATGTGCAAATTGTGTAAAATGATTGAAAAACATTCAAGATAAATAGCAAAATGAAACAGTTTTTATTACTTCTGGGGTTGGTTACAGCCCCTATATGGGCGCAGGAGACGAAAACCATACACGTATTGGTAGCCCTTTGCGATAATAAATATCAAGGCATAGTGCCTGTGCCTAAGGGGATAGGCAATGGACAGGATGCTGATAGCAACCTTTATTGGGGTTGTGGTTATGGGGTGCGGACTTACTTTAAACGCAGTGGGGAGTGGAAGTTTGTAAAATCGGAAAAACCTTATAGTGATATTATTTTGGAGCGGATAACTTTTAAGCACGCTACTAAGAACTATACGCTTATAGCTGATGCTTATGATGGCAAATACATCAGGACTTGTACAGAGAACTTCTTGAAAAATGCTGCTGCTGGTGATGCTGATTTGGTGGCTTATGTAGGACACGATGGGCTGATGGATTTTCGGCTTGATACGGCTTATAAAAACACTGATGACAAGACGCGTGATGTGATTATATTGGCGTGCTATAGCAAGCATTTTTTTGAGCCTTATTTGGAACACGCAAAGGTGAATCCGTTAGTTTGGACTTCGGGGCTAATGGCTGCAGAGGCTTATACCCTTCACGATGCGCTTACGAGCTATGTGAATGGGGAGAGTGCTGAGCAAATACGTGCGCGTGCGGCTAAGGCTTATGCTAAATACCAAAAATGTGGTGAGAAGGCGGCGAGGAACTTGTTTTGTAAGTAGGTATTGTGTTTTGCAAGAAAAATCGGCTGAAAAGGAACGGCTCATCTGCTTTTTGGCTGAGGTAAGGAAAATGATATATCAAAAAAAATACTTTTACGGCGTATAAATATGATTGAGAAATATAAAAAAGAGAGTAAGTTCCTGAGTTTGGTGTTGCGACACCACCCTGAGGCTATAGGTATTACCCTCGACAAGCACGGTTGGGCTGAGGTGGGTACGCTTATTAAGAATATGAAGCGCAAATTTCCTGTATTCAGCCTTAAAATGTTGGAAGAAATAGTGGCTACTGATGGCAAACAGCGGTATGCTTTTGGTGAGGATGGAGCAAAGATACGCGCCAACCAAGGGCATTCACTTGCTGTGGAATTGGAATTATTACCTCAAACGCCTCCTGAATGTTTGTATCACGGGACGGCTAACAGGTTTGTAGAGAGTATTCTTAAAACGGGGATACTGAAGCAAACGCGCCAGTATGTACACCTTAGTGCGGCTATAGAAACGGCTATTAAAGTGGGGAGCCGGCATGGTAAGCCTGTAATTTTAAAGGTAGATACGGCAAGAATGCACGAGCAGGGGTATACCTTTTACCTGTCGGCTAATGGGGTGTGGCTTACGGATAAAGTGCCGCCGAAGTTCTTGGAGGTGGTAGGAGAGGATAGGGGATAGGGGGGAGGAGATAGGAGATAGGGAGGAGTTAGGGAATAGGAGTTAGGAGATGGGAGTGGAAGAGATGAAGAAAATGCAATGTTTGGGGAGTTTTGTTGCGAATTTGGCAAAAGGAAGAGATAGGAGAAAAGTAGTTGATTATCAGCAAAATAATGCTTATCCTTCGTTTATAGTTCGTTTATAGTTCGTTATTGGTTCGTTTATCCTTCATTGAATCTGGGAGATAGCTGGGAGATGCCTGAGGAGGAAAGGGCTGATTATCAGGTAAGAGATAAGGGGTGAGAAGTGAGAGAAGATGATGAGGAAAAATTGAAAGATTGGCAATAAAAATGAGTTTTGGTTGAAAATTAAACAATGACTAAATTACAAATTATTATACTATGTTAAAGACTTTAGAGAAGCAATATGGTTTTACTTACCCATCACTTTACCATAGGCTTTATGCTGATGGTATGCTTGATATGGGGGAAGTAAATTCGTTATGGGTGGAAGAGGTGTATCCGCACTTGAAGGAGCGTCCGCCGTTATTTTTGTACAGTGGTGAATTTGAGTTGATATCGCCCGAAAATATAGGAGAAACAATTGAGGAGCTAAATGGAGAGGATAGCTGGTTGGGCATCAGTCCGGATTATCTTTTTATTCCGTTTGGGCAAACTGGGGGAGGGGATTATTATTGTTTTTGGTACGATAAAAACAGCCCAAGGGCAGAGGTGCCGGTAGTTTTGTTGCAACACGACTCGGACGAGGCAGAAGTGCTAGCCAATAGCCTTGAAGATTTCTTTTTTTATGAATTGCTTACCTCGGTGAACGATATATACGAGGAGGCATTGGTGGTTACTGAAGGGGACTTTGGGGAGAATATAGCCAGCTTGCTTGGGACACATCTGCCTTATATTGCCAAAGAAGAGCAACGCAAAATTATAGAAGAGATTTACGGCAGAAAGCTGAGAGAGTTTGCACGTGAGTTGCCGCGTTTTACGCAAACCTATCAAGGGTTATTGAGTGATGAGGAATTGGCGGAACTTCTGCAAAAATACATTCCGGTGGAGGGAGAGAAAAGCTTTGTGTACACTCAAGAAACAGAGATAGAAAGCACGCCCCCGCGCTATATAGATGGGACGCTTTATGTACGGGTGAACCCTATTCCTGCCAAAAATGATAGGGTGTATGAGGCGCTGAAAGCTTTGAATTGGAGGCAGAATAAAGCTGTTACCGAAGGCTTGGAGTATAGCAAGAAGATGCAATTGTACTACAATGACCAATATGGTATCCCGTGGGAAGAGTATATTTTAGGAGCTTTTAAGGAGCGTATTGAGGCGCTGAAGAAATTCCCCAATGTGACAGTAACTTTTGAAGAAGTAAGTAATGAATAGAGAAGAGAGAGATTTTGAGGAGCTTTCGGCGAAGCTCATAAGTACTACTGATGGGAGTGAATACCACGAATTGGTAAGAAAAATAGTGAAGAAGTACGGTGAGAAAAAGCGTAAGGAGACCTTGCTTACACTGATACAAGCTGTAAAAGAAAGCGAAGTAAGGCACGCCCGTAGCTTTGTGATAGCACGTATCTCGGAACTTGTGAATGAAGATGATGCTGAAATAGCGCCTTTTTTCTATGAAATGATAGCCCAAGGGTTGGCTTATTGGTCTTTTGGCGGTCTGCTGAAAGTAGAAGGGGAAAAGTGTTATGCTTTTTTGGTAGATTATTTGCAAAATGGGGATGATAGTAAAGAAAATAAAGGTAGTGCTATCATAGCCTTGTCTGAACACAGTGGAGAGGCTTTTAATGATAATCTCCCATCGGACCCTGCTTATTGGCAAGTGCTGCCTATGGAAAAAGTGCTTGAATGGCAGGCGCAAGGCTATAGGAGGAAGGAACCACAAAATGAGTTTCCGTTTTTGATAACCAATCCGCAGACAGACTTGGAGAAGGTGATGGCAAAAATAGAGCAGGTATTGGCGAAAGAAAGGGAGTTTTGGAAGGTAAATTCGTATCAGTACAACAATGCTGTCCTACAAGTGCCCCAGAAGCAAGTTATTGAGAAGATTAAAGAACGCTGGAGGTTACCTGCTGTTTACTTAACTTTTTTAGAATGTTACTCGCCTGCTAGAGAGACTTTTCTTAAGGGCATCAATCTGTATGGTGCGAATGTGCTTATAGAGCGCCAATGTGGTTATGCCTTTGATAGTCCTGATGAAGAGTTTTTTGCTGAGTGGAATGCCGATTGGGTAGTAATAGGGGATGAAGATGCAGACCCTTATATACTTGATCTTTCAAAAAGTGATGGTAATGAAGCGCCCATCTATAAAGCGCCTCACGGTGCAGGAGAATGGGAACTGGATAAGGTAGCAGATAGTTTTCAGTCATTTTTGGAGCAACTGTGAGAGAGTGTAAAAAAAGCTGTCTCTTTATTGAGGCAGCTTTGCTTTTTCTAAGTATTTCTTTGCTGTTTGTCGTCTCCATCCGATAGTTTCATTAGCAAGTAATTCTTCAACTTTATCAGTGTAATTGAATACCTTTAAACGGGTCATTTCGCTAATAGCGAAAGCGTAAAGCAAAGGGTCATTTAGTAGAGAGCTTAGGCAAATTTCTACTTCTTGTTGGTTCTTAAAGTAATGTAATAACATTACAAAGCTCTCGCGCCCTCGTCCGAACTTTTGGGTATTGATAATCTTTAATAACTCTTGTAGTAATTCATTGGTAAAAGCGGTTTTCTTTAATCCTTTAAATATTTCTAAGAGCTCTGACCCTATCATCCAAATTTCGCATTCATACGCTTTTAAAGGTTGATTGTCATCTTCTCGGAACAGTTCTTTAAAATAGAGTTCACATAGGTTGAAAAGATAGTTGTCAGAGGCTATTTTTTCATAGTGTTTGATTCTGTTCATATATTTAAAGTTAAAGGCTCAAAGGTAGCGGGTAACGGATCTTCATAGAACTTGAGGATGCTTTTAAAAGTTTCTTTAGAAGTGAGATTGGTAATAAACTCTTGGAAGTTATTGCCTGCGAAGTATATTCCTACGGGAAAATTAGCAAGATAAATAGGGAATTCACCATTTTTAGGGTTGCGTACATCCCAGAATACTATTTCGCCATTTTCACTGTACAGAAAGGGCTCGGCATTGGCTACCAATTCTTGTGTTTCTTGTTTTTTAAGAATAGAAAGAGGTGTCTGGAGATATTGCTTAAAAATGCCCTTCCAATAGGTGTTTTGATGCTCTAAAGCATCACAGTAAGGGCTTTGTTCTCCCATAGGAATATAGGTAAGGAAAAGCCCTAGGAGTCTGCCAAAACCTAATTCAGTAGTGAACTCCAAATACGAAGGAGGTAACTCCCATTCATTACAGATGTGAGTTACCTCCTTTTTTATTGTTGTAAGTGAGCCTTCTTTTATAGTTAAGAGTTCTTTATACATATTAAAAATCTACGGTTACCCCTAATTTTTTAGCAATAATACCGTTGATATGCTCTGAAAGAGAAGGGATTTTCACGCTTTCTAATACAGTA encodes:
- a CDS encoding RNA methyltransferase, producing the protein MKEITSTQNPLIKKIALLTEKSRERKKQSLGVVEGAREIRIALQGGYTVTTLLYYPDIFTEKQLKELLNYTHQTPEVIALSKEVYEKLTYRTSTEGVIALVQTKTHTLQDLTFANECPLVLVAEAPEKPGNIGALLRTADAAHIDAVIIANPKTDLYNPNIVRSSVGCVFTVPIATGTTDEVLSFLKERNINIYCAALTASKPYYEVPFHQPSAIVVGTEDEGLTEQWLRHSTQNIIIPMEGVIDSMNVSVAAAVIIFEAKRMRLMAKCI
- a CDS encoding SIMPL domain-containing protein (The SIMPL domain is named for its presence in mouse protein SIMPL (signalling molecule that associates with mouse pelle-like kinase). Bacterial member BP26, from Brucella, was shown to assemble into a channel-like structure, while YggE from E. coli has been associated with resistance to oxidative stress.), whose translation is MKKNFLIVIFAITTFSFAQVSGNVNYQDKKLMKGLTNSSVDFPINYEMLIGAKGLANIKADAFVAIFSIVQVGKTAEEATQLMNQRITPAIAALKAKNFETFTDMISFVPMYEYEAEKKLFSKRTYNELPIGFELKQNLHIKIKEASELNEIVLLLSNNEIYDLVRMDYYASNLEAVKKELKEKVRAAFSEKVKLYETTLAESFASAEKKLADGFTITAPADQYLTYEAYSSSQLQGKRSGNVIQANKSTTQYFSPIADKDFDVVLHPVIIEPVIQVVYEIKMSINRTNNTNKNKEYLLLSPSGDIKKINLPTP
- a CDS encoding SMI1/KNR4 family protein, whose protein sequence is MNREERDFEELSAKLISTTDGSEYHELVRKIVKKYGEKKRKETLLTLIQAVKESEVRHARSFVIARISELVNEDDAEIAPFFYEMIAQGLAYWSFGGLLKVEGEKCYAFLVDYLQNGDDSKENKGSAIIALSEHSGEAFNDNLPSDPAYWQVLPMEKVLEWQAQGYRRKEPQNEFPFLITNPQTDLEKVMAKIEQVLAKEREFWKVNSYQYNNAVLQVPQKQVIEKIKERWRLPAVYLTFLECYSPARETFLKGINLYGANVLIERQCGYAFDSPDEEFFAEWNADWVVIGDEDADPYILDLSKSDGNEAPIYKAPHGAGEWELDKVADSFQSFLEQL
- a CDS encoding SMI1/KNR4 family protein encodes the protein MLKTLEKQYGFTYPSLYHRLYADGMLDMGEVNSLWVEEVYPHLKERPPLFLYSGEFELISPENIGETIEELNGEDSWLGISPDYLFIPFGQTGGGDYYCFWYDKNSPRAEVPVVLLQHDSDEAEVLANSLEDFFFYELLTSVNDIYEEALVVTEGDFGENIASLLGTHLPYIAKEEQRKIIEEIYGRKLREFARELPRFTQTYQGLLSDEELAELLQKYIPVEGEKSFVYTQETEIESTPPRYIDGTLYVRVNPIPAKNDRVYEALKALNWRQNKAVTEGLEYSKKMQLYYNDQYGIPWEEYILGAFKERIEALKKFPNVTVTFEEVSNE
- a CDS encoding RNA 2'-phosphotransferase codes for the protein MIEKYKKESKFLSLVLRHHPEAIGITLDKHGWAEVGTLIKNMKRKFPVFSLKMLEEIVATDGKQRYAFGEDGAKIRANQGHSLAVELELLPQTPPECLYHGTANRFVESILKTGILKQTRQYVHLSAAIETAIKVGSRHGKPVILKVDTARMHEQGYTFYLSANGVWLTDKVPPKFLEVVGEDRG
- the sppA gene encoding signal peptide peptidase SppA, which encodes MNFPKTLLATILGFFISMGICFIIFLIFISVMVSSLMTSTKGDEIVVNNNSVLELSFSEPLVDYGERINFKDFDYTSESFNGLNTTLKAIEKAKTDSHIKGIYLKSTGNIGGLAFAQELRNALDDFKTSGKFVLAYNDDISQLDYYLQSVADKVYMSPLGSLSLRGLSSEVLFFKGLQEKTGVQMEVIRHGKYKSAVEPFLDNKMSDSNRLQTTELLNSMWSIIATDISQSRNIPLDKFNEIVTNLNGRTAELAKENGLIDDILFRDEFEQIICDKVGVGTVDEVDFINIEDYAEAVLKKYTSKQSKNKIAVIYAEGDIVQGEGRAEVIGNETIIRALRKAADNDDVKAIVLRVNSPGGDALASELMHREIEVTKRKKKVYVSMGNYAASGGYYMACNADRIFAQAGTITGSIGVFGVVPNVSTLANNWGITAETVSTHPKAQWYSIYQKPTDQFKKEVTESVEQVYKVFLDRVAEGRGKTPAQIDSVAQGRVWSGKQALAIGLVDELGSLNDAIAYAAKDNGLSDYRTVSYPVFEMDFKEIFQRFGMNLQQKAFRQQIGTEAYGLYQKIQHIAQQRGVQARLEYDLKIK